The genome window ACGTTCCTCGCGTTTACGAGCATGTCCGACGCCTTGCTGATGAGCGAGTAGGAGCGGCTCCATCCGAAATGCCCCATGCTGATGTTGAACGCGAGCGCCAGAAGGACGATAAGCGAAGCCGCGCCTATCGGCTTCAGAAGTTTCTTATCCTTACATCTGCATACGACGAGCGAAATTATTATGACGCCGGTGAGAAGAGAGAGCACTCCGGCGCGCGTCGTAGAGTTCCACAGCCCCCACGAGTTGAAGGCGAGCAGAAGCAAGTTCGCGTGCGCCGCAAAGCGGCGCCCTCCCCGCGCGGCGGAAGCCGAGATGCGCGCGTAACTCGTATGGAGGAATATCCCGTTCATCACGGCCATCGCCATCCAGAGGCCGAACATCTCCTGCTGTCCGGTGTTGCCGATGTAATTGCCCGGGACGTTCATTATCAGCGGGCATACTCCGTTCATGCCCCTAAGCAGCAGCTCGGCGAAGACTACGTTGACCGCGGCGTTGCAGTTCGCGAGCCAGAGCGCCGTCCGCAGCGCCTCTTCGCTGCCGAAGAGGTTATAGCAGAGCACATAGGCGGCGAAGAGCGACGCGAAGAAGAACCACTCCTTCATATAGGTGGAGCGCGCGAAGATGTCGGCCCAGAGAGGCTGAAGCGTAACGAAGGCGAGCAGCGCGAACCACAGCAGGGCGAAGCCGTCGAAGCGGAAGCCGGTGCGCTCCGGCCCGTAAAGCGCGAGGACCGCACCGCCGGTCAGAGAAAGCAGGGCGACCGGCACCATCGTCCACGCCCATTTCATTATATGCAGCGTGTCGAACCAGGAGGGGCCGGAGAAGATAAGGTTCGGCAGCGCGAGCGATATGAGGATCAGCGGGTAAAATATCCATTTCGGCAGCAGCGGCAGGGCGCGCCCCGACGCCGGCAGCCGCGGATTCTCTTTCCTGTATACTTTTCTACCCGAATTTTTCATAAATAAGCCACCTGCTTTGAGCCGTGCGCCACGGCCCGCTTAAAAAATTTGAATTTAATAGCCGTTGCCGTAGCCGCTTTCAAAGCGCGAGAATTCGCGGAAGAAAACGAGATTTATCTTGCCGGTCGGCCCGTTTCTGTTTTTCGCGATGATCATCTCGGCCGTCGCGTCGTTCATGTCGTTCTCCTGAGCGTAATAGGCTTCGCGGTAGAGGAAGGCGACCATGTCGGCGTCCTGCTCTATAGAGCCGCTTTCGCGCAGGTCGGAGAGCTGCGGGCGCCTGTTGCTCTTGTCGCGCTTCTCGACGTCGCGCGAAAGCTGCGACAGCGCGAGCACCGGCACTTTGAATTCGCGCGCGATGCTCTTCAGCGTGCGCGATATCTCCGAGACCTCCTGAGTGCGGTTCTCTATCCTGCGCGCGGCCTGCATTAGCTGTAGGTAGTCGACTATCACGAGCCCAAGCCCTCCGCCGTGCTTAGCGAAGAATCTGCGGCAGCGTCCGCGCAGCTCGACCGTGTTCAGCTGCGAGGTGTCGTCTATGAACACAGGGCTCTTCTCGATAGCGGCCGCCGCCTCCTTAAGCTTCTGCCACTGCTCCGTCTGCTGGCGGTTCGATTCGAAGAGCTCCCTGAGGTTGACCTTAGCTTCAGACGAGAGCATCCTCTGCACGATCTGCTCGGCTGACATCTCCAGGCTGAAGATGACGACCGGGACGTTTTCCCGCATCGCAGCGTGCTGCGCGATGTTTATCGCAAGGGCCGTTTTCCCCATCGACGGACGCGCCGCTAAGATGTAAAGCCCGCCGGGCTGCAGTCCCGCCGATACGCTGTCGAAATCGCGGAAGCCGGAAGGCACGCCTGTGACGGCGAGGCCGCCGGCGAGGCGCTTTTCGATGTCCCGCATCGCCGAGGTGAGGACTTCGTGGGTAGAGCGCAGGTTGACCGCCTTTCCGCTGCGCGCGATCTCAAATACGCGCTGCTCCGCCGTTTCAAGCGCGTCGTCGACGCCGACATCTTCGCTGAAGCCGAGCTTCGATATGTCGCTGCCGACGACTATCAGAGAGCGGTGCACCGCTTTATCGCGCACTATTCCGGCGTGATACTCCACATTCGCCGTCGTCGTGACGGACTCCGCGAGCGACGCGATGAAGGAAAGGTTGCCGATCGTCTGTTCGAGCCCCTGCTTTTTGGCCTCTTCGCGGAAGGTCAGCGCATCTACCGCTATGTCGCGCTCCGCCATGCCGATCATCAGCTCGAAGACCTTGCGGTGGCGCGGGTCGTAAAAATCTTCGGGCGAGAGGCTCTCCATCACCGCGACCAGGGCGCCGGAGTCAAGAAGGCATGAGCCGAGCACCGAGCGCTCCGCCTCAAGGTTGAAGGGGGGTATCCTCTCGAAGCCGCCGGGATTCTCCAAATCTACTCAGTCTCCACTCTGAGAGTCATCTCCGCTTCGACGCCGGGATAAAGTTTTATCTTGAAGGGGTACGAGCCGCTCTGCTTGACGGCCTCGTCTATCTTTATGTCTTTTTTGTCTATGTCGGCGCCGTACTGGACCGCGAGGGCGTCGGCGATCTGAGCCGAAGTCACGCTTCCGAAGAGCTTTCCGCCTTCGCCGGCGCTCGCCTTGACGGAAACGAGCTTGCCGGCGAGCTTTTTCCTCGCCTCTTCGGCCGCCCTGCGCAGCTTTTCGTCGCGCAGCTTCTGGGTCTTCTGAAGCTCCTGATATTCGCGCAGCCTGCCGGGAGTGCCCTCTTCGGCGAGCCCGCGCCCGATCAGAAAGTTGCGTCCGTATCCGTCCGAGACCTCGAGCAGATCTCCTTTTTTGCCGACCTTGGCGACATCCTGTTTCAATATGACCTTCATTATCTATCTCCTCCTTATTTTTATCCTCTTCCGTAAATCGTACCATATATCAAAAATGCCGAGCATCGACAGTATATACGAGACCGGCGAGAAAAATATGCAAAGCAGCATGAGCACGACGCGCACAGCTCTGCTCACGCCGAAGGAACGCAGGAAATACCAGAAGAGCGACAGCCCCTCGGCGAGGAAAAGCGCGCGCAGCACCTCCATAAGATTCAGAGATAGCGTCTTAAGCACGGCTTCCTGCGGGAAAGCCTTCGCCGCTACGTCGAGGACGAGCGTCGCGAGCAGCGCCCAGAAAATATTCTGCGGGAATCGCCACAGCGCGAAGGGCGGAAGCTGCGGGAGCTTCACCTCCGGCGTTTTTTTGAAATAAAGCCGCGCGGCGGCGTAGCAGAGCAGAGCGTCGGCGGCCGAAAAAAGTATCAGCATCGACGGCATCATCATCGATACAGTGCGAATCAGCGTGTCCGCGTAAGAGCCGACGTCATCCTGAGATAAAGAGACTCCGCCCTGCGAAAGCAGCGACGAGAAGGAGGAGATGAGCGACTGCGCGGCGTCGTGCGAGAGCGCGAAGGGATTGACGCCGGACGTGCTTACAAAGGCATACATCAGAATCAGCTTCGACGCTATCGACGCCGCGACGGCGCAGAGGATATAGTCCGAGCCGCTTTTGAACTTCGAAAGCAGAAAGCCCTCGGCCGCGCCGAGAGCGCCGAAGCCGCACGCGTAAACGAAGGCGTAGGCAGCTCCCGCCATGCCGAAAACGAACGCCGTGCCGAAGAGCGCGCCAAGCGCTCCGGCGCGCGCGCCCAGCTTTCTCGTCAGTACCATGAGCGGAAACGGCGCGATGAAAACGACGAACGGAGACAAAAAAGGCGCGCCCGTCGCGACGGTAAACGCGGCTATGCTCGCAGCCGTACAGCTAAGCCATTCTACAAATAACTTTCTTTTCACGTCAGACCTCCGCCGCGCCGTTACCGCGCGAAATAATTTATATTATAACAGACCGCATGATTTTATCCGCGGGCGCCGATAACCGCCGCAGCTCCGCGCACGCAAAATAAAGCCGGAAGAGACGAACGAAGGTCCGAGTCTTCCGGCTTTGAAGATTTGCTGCAGGCGCCGTGGAAAAATCTTTTAATCCGACGTGTACGGAAGAAGCGCGATCAGCCTTGCGCGTTTGATCGCGCGCGTGAGCTGGCGCTGATGCTTCGCACAGGTGCCCGTCACGCGGCGCGGTATTATCTTGCTGCGTTCCGTTATATATCTCTTGAGCTTGTCGATATCTTTGTAGTCGATATGCTCGACTTTTTCCACGCAGAAATGACAAACCTTAGGCCTGTGTTTGCGGCGCTTGCGGTTGAATGCTGCGTTTTCCATTTACCTCTACACCTCTTTCTGCTAAAACGGTATCTCTACGTCTCCGGACTGGTCGGCCCCGCCTCCGAGTTCCGAGAAGTCGAGCGGGAAGCCGTCGTCGAAGCCGCCCTCGTTCCTCAAGCTGCCCATATCCGGTGCGGGCATCGCGTCGGACTGCTGCTGAGCTTGATGCTGATAAGGCTGCTGACCGCCGTAATTCTGCTGCTGGTAACTTCCGCTCTGGTCGCCGTCCCTGCGCGGCGATCCAAGGAGGACTATGTTTTCGGCTACGACCTCGGTCACCCATTTGTGCTGCCCGGTTTTGACGTCGTCGTAGTCGCGCGTGCTTATGCGCCCTTCGACGAGAATCTGGCTGCCTTTTTTGACGTAACGCTCCAGAAGGTCCGCGGTAAAGCTCCACGCTGTCACGGTAATGAAATCCGTGTGGCTCTGCAGTTCGCCCGTGACTTTGTTCTTCCACTGGCGTCCCGTGCAGAGCGTGAAGCGCGCTACCTTCTGCTTGCTCGGCGTGAAACGGACTTCCGGATCGCGCGCGAGCCGCCCCATCAGGATGACTCTGTTGAAATCACGCGACATCGCTACTTCTCCTCCAGGTTGACGACCATATGGCGCACAACGTAGGGCTTGAGCGTAAGGAGACGTTCCATCTCCTTGACCTGAGCTGGGTCGAGCTTGAACGTGTAGAGTGTGTAGAAGCCCTCTAACTCTTTTTCGATGGGGTAGGCAAAACGCTTTTTGCCCCAAAGGTCGATCTTCTCAACCTCTGCTCCCAATCCGCGCACGATCTCGGCCGCATCTTCGGATACAGTTTTATGATCCTCGATGTCCGCCTTAAAAATCACTACCATTTCGTAAGACCGCACGTACTTCACCTCCTCCCTTTGGACTCTGGTCTCCTTTTCAAAAGAGACAGGGAAACACATTTATGTATTGTACTTCAGCAGCAGAGCTATTGCAAGTTGTCCTGCGAAGTGACCTCTATTTTATAAATCCTGTCGCCCGAGCGCACAAGGTTGAACTGCTCCGTCGCGAGGCGCGATATGCCCTCCGGAGTGCTGTAATAGCTGATGTCCTGCTTCAGCTTCTGAGTCTTGCGCTCCTCCCCGACAAGCTCTTCCATCCGCTTGTCGAGCGTGGCGGCGAGCGTGTCGACTTTGCGTATCTCCTTGAAGAAGGAGGTCAGCAGCACCGCTATCAGAAAGGTGACCGCCGCGGTAAAGAGCACCCAGCGCAGCTTCGGAGCGTTCATTCCCAGCCGCCCCTCCCGTCTTTCTACATTTTCTCCGGCGCGGAGACGCCGAGTATGCCAAGGGCGTTCTTAAGCGTGACGCGCGCCGCCTCTACAAGCAGGATGCGGCTCTTCATCAGCTTTTCTTCGGCGCCTATCACGTGCTGCGCGTTGTAGAAGGAATGGAAAGCCTCGGCGAGTTCGGAGGCGTAGTAGACTATGAGATGCGGCGCCGTTTCCTTGGCGCCCTTCGCTATCTCCTCCGGGAAGCGCGAGATCGCCTTCGCTAGCCCTACCTCCGCTGGATCCGTCAGCAGAGAGACGTCGAAGTCGTCCATCGCGGGCATCGCTATGCCGCGTTCGGCGAGCTCCCGCTCTATGCTGCATATGCGTGCGTGGGCGTACTGGATATAAAAGACGGGGTTCTCCGACGACGCTTTTTTCGCGAGTTCGAGGTCGAAGTCCACCGTGCTGTCGCAGCGGCGCATCACGAAGAAGAGGCGCGCCGCGTCGCGGCCTACCTCCTCCATTATCTCGCGCAGCGTGACGATAGTGCCGGCGCGTTTCGACATCTGCACCGGTTTGCCGTCGCGCAGCAGGTTCACCATCTGAATCAGCAGCACCTCGACGCCGTCGTCGGGATATCCGAACGCCTTGTTAACGGATTTGAGGCGCGGCACGTAGCCGTGATGGTCGGCTCCCCAAACGTAAATATTTTTCTCGAAGCCGCGGTCGTATTTGTTTTTCAGATAGGCGACGTCCGACGTGAAATATGTCGGAGCGCCGTTCGTGCGTATAAGGACGCGGTCCTTGTCGTCGCCGAACATCGTCGAGCGGAACCAGAGGGCGCCGTCCGCCTCGTAGGCGTAATCGCGGGCGCGCAGCGCCTGCATCGCCGGCTCGACCAGGTTGTCTTCGTAGAGAGACTTTTCCGAGAACCAGACGTCGAACTTGACGCCGAAGTCCTCAAGGTCTTTCTTTATCATTTCGAGGACCATTCTGCCGGTTTCCTCGGAGAAGGTTTCGACGGTCTCTTCGAGGGGTTTTTCCGCGAGCGAATCTCCGTATTTTTCGACGAAGGCCTTAGCTATGTCCGTCATATATTCTCCGCGGTAGCCGTCCTCGGGCATGGGAGCTTCCTTTGCGCGCCCGAGCTCCTCGAAATAGCGCGCCTGTGCTGATTTGCCGAGCAGCTCCATCTGAAGCCCCGCGTCGTTGATGTAATATTCGCGCTCCACGCTGTATCCGGCGAAATCGAGCAGAGAGGCCGTTATGTCTCCTACCGCGGCGCCGCGCCCGTGCCCCATGTGGAGCGGGCCGGTCGGGTTTGCGCTGACGAACTCCACCTGCACGCGACGCCCTTTGCCTATGTCGACGCGCCCGTAATCGGCTCCCTTTTCTATAGCAGCCCTGACAGTTTCGGTTATCCAGTTTGAAGAAAGCTTAAAATTCATGAAGCCGGGGCCCGCGACCTCAGCCCTCTCTATGAGGTCGCCGTTCGGGAGCTTAGCTATGATCGCCTCGGCAAGCTCTCGCGGCTTTTCGTCGAAAGGCTTCGCCAACTGCATCGCTATATTAGTGGCCCAGTCTCCGTGCCCCTCCTGGCGCGGACGCTCGAGGCGCACTTCAAAGCCTTCAGGGAGTTCGCGCCCCTTCTCCACGGCGACTTCCTTCACAGCCGCGCCGAGCGCGTTCTTAAGTTCCTCTGTCATGTTCTGCAAAACGCTACACTCCTTTTAAAAATTTTATGCTTCGCCCTTCTACTTCCTGAACGGCAGGTCGAGGACCGGCCAACGCAGCGTAGCCGCAAGCTCTTCTTTCATCAGCTGCGCCGTCATGCTGTCCGCCGCGCGCGTCTTTACCGACCATACGCTGTCCGCGAGCAGCTCGGCCTTCTTGGGCCAGTGCGTTATGGATTCCTTCAATACTACCTTAGTGCCGTCGCCCAGCTTCTTAAGCGGCGGCATCTGAAGCATCCTGTATCCTTTAGGCATGTCCATGCGCACCTTCTGATCTATCACGAACGGGAAACGAAGCGTATACTGTTTTTCCTGTCTTATCATCTCGCTGACCTGCAGCGGTACCCCTCCCGGCAGGCGCAGCAGCATGCTGCCGCCGTGGACTATTCCGGGCGCGCAGCGCACCGCGAAGGTGAGCCGGTAGCCGGTAGGGAGGAGTTCGGTCTTCCTCGGCGCTATCTCCATCCCGGAGATAGCAAAGTTGATTCTCTTTATAAGGAAGTCGGAGAGCTCGTTCGGCTCCGGCAACTCACCGCCGGAGAAGAGCTCGCTCCAGCCGCCGGTCGCAGTAACATCGAGAGTTCCGTCCGCTCTCCCCATATCGTCAAGATTGAGCTTCCACAGCAGCGCGAGCCTGTTGTCGGACGACGCGCCAGACGGAAGCCTTTTTGATACATATCCGTCGTCCGTCGGCGCGTAAACCTCCGTCCCCGCTATCGAGGAGGGAATCTTAGACGCCGAGAAGGGCAGGCCCGCTTTGAAATACGACGTCTTGCCCCTCTCGCTCGCCCTTACCTCGAGCACCGGCGCCTCAAAGAGCGTCGTGGAGGCCGGCACGGCTTCGTCCAGAGGCATCTTAGCCTCCCACCAGAGGGAGGCCTCGCAGCCCGCCGTCTCGAGCCACCTCTTCAGGATGAACGTCTGTTCCCACGGAGTCCACGGGCCGTCCTCAGGAATCTGTTCGGCCGTTCTTACGTAATCTCCCGGATAGCCTTTAAGCGTGCGCTGCGGAGCGGCGACGTATTCCGCAAGCCTTGCGCCGGCGCGCCGCCCGTCCCCCCTTACCGCCGCAGGCAGGGGGATGGGCGGCATGGACCGCGCAAGCTCGTTGAGCTTGCGGAGGCTCTGAGAGGCTCCCTTCCTTGTGCTGAAGGAGAGCATAGGACGTTCGTTCAGCACGAAGCCCTCGCCGTGCCACGGCAGCTGATTCATTACCTGCCACTTGTAGCTCCTGACGTTGTTCCTTTCGGAGA of Synergistes jonesii contains these proteins:
- a CDS encoding O-antigen ligase family protein, whose translation is MKNSGRKVYRKENPRLPASGRALPLLPKWIFYPLILISLALPNLIFSGPSWFDTLHIMKWAWTMVPVALLSLTGGAVLALYGPERTGFRFDGFALLWFALLAFVTLQPLWADIFARSTYMKEWFFFASLFAAYVLCYNLFGSEEALRTALWLANCNAAVNVVFAELLLRGMNGVCPLIMNVPGNYIGNTGQQEMFGLWMAMAVMNGIFLHTSYARISASAARGGRRFAAHANLLLLAFNSWGLWNSTTRAGVLSLLTGVIIISLVVCRCKDKKLLKPIGAASLIVLLALAFNISMGHFGWSRSYSLISKASDMLVNARNVGARKEIWMTSWNVVKEHPLAGVGLGHFKWHYLEAQGRALREHPWMKWQFTYWAHSEYLQWLAEFGLFGALALLGAMLWWLRAFVRALSRKENLSDMAVWGCAMIFLICFDALFSRPFHRIENVIWLSLAFAVVNREIFPESGASERIRFSAAYRSFGVFLAAVSVAGMLFLASGCAADKRLRAATLTNSASLQRAHIDAAMRSLMERDEANEQLAYHLLSVAKATGRPEDLRACVGQLLKSFGTRPQAKQLFELAEIVRRTGDGALFERLAPYLHPSALGEGAASAD
- the dnaB gene encoding replicative DNA helicase, which encodes MENPGGFERIPPFNLEAERSVLGSCLLDSGALVAVMESLSPEDFYDPRHRKVFELMIGMAERDIAVDALTFREEAKKQGLEQTIGNLSFIASLAESVTTTANVEYHAGIVRDKAVHRSLIVVGSDISKLGFSEDVGVDDALETAEQRVFEIARSGKAVNLRSTHEVLTSAMRDIEKRLAGGLAVTGVPSGFRDFDSVSAGLQPGGLYILAARPSMGKTALAINIAQHAAMRENVPVVIFSLEMSAEQIVQRMLSSEAKVNLRELFESNRQQTEQWQKLKEAAAAIEKSPVFIDDTSQLNTVELRGRCRRFFAKHGGGLGLVIVDYLQLMQAARRIENRTQEVSEISRTLKSIAREFKVPVLALSQLSRDVEKRDKSNRRPQLSDLRESGSIEQDADMVAFLYREAYYAQENDMNDATAEMIIAKNRNGPTGKINLVFFREFSRFESGYGNGY
- the rplI gene encoding 50S ribosomal protein L9, producing MKVILKQDVAKVGKKGDLLEVSDGYGRNFLIGRGLAEEGTPGRLREYQELQKTQKLRDEKLRRAAEEARKKLAGKLVSVKASAGEGGKLFGSVTSAQIADALAVQYGADIDKKDIKIDEAVKQSGSYPFKIKLYPGVEAEMTLRVETE
- a CDS encoding DUF2232 domain-containing protein, with the translated sequence MKRKLFVEWLSCTAASIAAFTVATGAPFLSPFVVFIAPFPLMVLTRKLGARAGALGALFGTAFVFGMAGAAYAFVYACGFGALGAAEGFLLSKFKSGSDYILCAVAASIASKLILMYAFVSTSGVNPFALSHDAAQSLISSFSSLLSQGGVSLSQDDVGSYADTLIRTVSMMMPSMLILFSAADALLCYAAARLYFKKTPEVKLPQLPPFALWRFPQNIFWALLATLVLDVAAKAFPQEAVLKTLSLNLMEVLRALFLAEGLSLFWYFLRSFGVSRAVRVVLMLLCIFFSPVSYILSMLGIFDIWYDLRKRIKIRRR
- the rpsR gene encoding 30S ribosomal protein S18, whose translation is MENAAFNRKRRKHRPKVCHFCVEKVEHIDYKDIDKLKRYITERSKIIPRRVTGTCAKHQRQLTRAIKRARLIALLPYTSD
- a CDS encoding single-stranded DNA-binding protein, whose amino-acid sequence is MSRDFNRVILMGRLARDPEVRFTPSKQKVARFTLCTGRQWKNKVTGELQSHTDFITVTAWSFTADLLERYVKKGSQILVEGRISTRDYDDVKTGQHKWVTEVVAENIVLLGSPRRDGDQSGSYQQQNYGGQQPYQHQAQQQSDAMPAPDMGSLRNEGGFDDGFPLDFSELGGGADQSGDVEIPF
- the rpsF gene encoding 30S ribosomal protein S6, whose amino-acid sequence is MRSYEMVVIFKADIEDHKTVSEDAAEIVRGLGAEVEKIDLWGKKRFAYPIEKELEGFYTLYTFKLDPAQVKEMERLLTLKPYVVRHMVVNLEEK
- the argS gene encoding arginine--tRNA ligase, translated to MQNMTEELKNALGAAVKEVAVEKGRELPEGFEVRLERPRQEGHGDWATNIAMQLAKPFDEKPRELAEAIIAKLPNGDLIERAEVAGPGFMNFKLSSNWITETVRAAIEKGADYGRVDIGKGRRVQVEFVSANPTGPLHMGHGRGAAVGDITASLLDFAGYSVEREYYINDAGLQMELLGKSAQARYFEELGRAKEAPMPEDGYRGEYMTDIAKAFVEKYGDSLAEKPLEETVETFSEETGRMVLEMIKKDLEDFGVKFDVWFSEKSLYEDNLVEPAMQALRARDYAYEADGALWFRSTMFGDDKDRVLIRTNGAPTYFTSDVAYLKNKYDRGFEKNIYVWGADHHGYVPRLKSVNKAFGYPDDGVEVLLIQMVNLLRDGKPVQMSKRAGTIVTLREIMEEVGRDAARLFFVMRRCDSTVDFDLELAKKASSENPVFYIQYAHARICSIERELAERGIAMPAMDDFDVSLLTDPAEVGLAKAISRFPEEIAKGAKETAPHLIVYYASELAEAFHSFYNAQHVIGAEEKLMKSRILLVEAARVTLKNALGILGVSAPEKM